In the genome of Candidatus Saccharimonadales bacterium, one region contains:
- a CDS encoding aquaporin gives MQYVTRAKAAPVLGEFLGTATLVMVALALSEITSVSYFVATSVAATLGVVYMMFSGLSGAHVNPAITFGMWTARRVTTLRAVSYIVAQLVGGFASWQLYQYFTDHKLQARTASWNWRVLLAEAVGTLVLSMGFAAAITRGFNALESALTYATALFAGIMIAATAAAGFLNPAVALGLRSFDWVYILGPLLGALVGVNLYTYLFAPTSASRAAKAGVVVKRSTTKKK, from the coding sequence ATGCAATATGTAACAAGAGCCAAGGCAGCTCCTGTCCTCGGAGAGTTCCTCGGGACGGCTACTTTGGTCATGGTGGCGCTGGCGTTGAGCGAAATCACGTCGGTTTCTTACTTCGTTGCCACCAGTGTGGCTGCGACTTTGGGCGTGGTATATATGATGTTCTCTGGTCTTTCGGGAGCTCATGTTAACCCAGCTATCACATTTGGTATGTGGACTGCCCGCCGGGTAACTACTCTGCGCGCCGTTTCATATATCGTGGCTCAGTTGGTTGGTGGCTTTGCCTCATGGCAGCTCTACCAGTACTTTACTGACCACAAACTTCAAGCTCGCACTGCCAGCTGGAACTGGCGCGTACTACTAGCTGAGGCCGTAGGTACCTTGGTACTTTCTATGGGCTTTGCGGCGGCTATTACTCGCGGCTTCAATGCTCTTGAGTCAGCCTTGACTTATGCCACAGCTTTGTTTGCCGGTATAATGATTGCCGCCACGGCTGCTGCTGGTTTTTTGAACCCGGCGGTTGCTCTAGGTTTGCGTAGCTTTGATTGGGTCTACATTCTTGGCCCACTGCTTGGTGCTTTGGTCGGTGTCAATCTTTACACCTACCTGTTCGCTCCAACTTCTGCATCTCGTGCCGCTAAGGCCGGTGTTGTAGTCAAGCGCTCGACCACTAAGAAAAAATAA
- a CDS encoding glutaredoxin domain-containing protein: MSEPATVTIYSAPWCAFCRMAKDYLTSLNVAYKDINVDEDHDAARAMVAKTGQAGIPVLEIGEAVVIGFDKPRIDSALKQYNLA, encoded by the coding sequence ATGAGCGAGCCAGCAACCGTAACTATATACAGCGCTCCTTGGTGCGCCTTCTGCCGGATGGCCAAGGACTATTTAACGAGCCTTAATGTAGCCTATAAAGACATTAACGTCGATGAAGACCACGACGCCGCCCGAGCAATGGTGGCCAAGACCGGCCAGGCCGGAATTCCCGTTTTAGAGATAGGCGAAGCGGTAGTTATTGGCTTCGACAAACCCCGAATTGATTCAGCATTAAAACAATACAATCTGGCCTAG
- a CDS encoding cob(I)yrinic acid a,c-diamide adenosyltransferase, which produces MAFEDYKTKESVIVVYTGEGKGKTSASVGLLARSLGSGWRAAYIQFIKHWNVGEHDFIHKIEPVFGDKLFFYKGGKGFYDAGDLSAKNVSEEEHKKAAQSTYDMAYKLATSGDYDIVICDEINNAAHHGLITKDDLKKLIKDKAEKTSLCLTGRDFPEELLPLTDIATNMTKIKHHFDDKFLANKGIDF; this is translated from the coding sequence ATGGCGTTTGAAGACTATAAAACAAAAGAGTCAGTAATCGTTGTTTACACTGGCGAGGGCAAAGGAAAAACCAGCGCCAGCGTAGGTTTGTTAGCCCGATCCTTGGGCAGCGGCTGGAGGGCTGCCTACATTCAATTCATTAAGCATTGGAACGTCGGCGAGCACGACTTTATTCACAAAATCGAACCGGTTTTTGGCGATAAACTCTTCTTTTATAAAGGCGGCAAAGGCTTTTACGATGCCGGAGATTTGAGCGCCAAAAACGTCTCAGAAGAAGAACATAAAAAGGCCGCTCAAAGCACTTACGATATGGCTTACAAACTAGCCACTAGCGGTGACTATGATATTGTGATTTGCGACGAAATAAACAACGCCGCCCATCATGGCCTAATAACCAAAGACGATTTAAAGAAACTTATTAAAGACAAGGCAGAGAAGACCAGCCTGTGCCTAACTGGCCGCGATTTTCCGGAAGAGCTGCTGCCGCTCACCGACATCGCTACTAACATGACCAAAATCAAACATCACTTCGACGATAAGTTTCTGGCGAACAAGGGTATTGATTTCTAG
- a CDS encoding thermonuclease family protein, with the protein MARRYRRKHFASFVTFIVAVLVVVATQSGWLESGTKTAEINQPGLYTVTHYVDGDTIDVNMNGATETIRFIGVDTPETHKPNTPVQCYGELAAANTKNVISKYGKVRLQADPLDTNRDRYGRLLRYVYLPDGTLMDEKIIQGGYGFAYTLFPFSKKAQFSADMQAAQAAKRGLWGACQIHQETDGVYQTNSA; encoded by the coding sequence ATGGCTAGACGATATCGCCGCAAACATTTTGCCAGCTTTGTCACTTTTATTGTTGCCGTTTTAGTAGTGGTAGCCACGCAGTCGGGCTGGCTTGAGTCCGGAACCAAAACCGCCGAGATTAACCAACCAGGACTTTATACAGTCACTCATTATGTAGATGGCGACACCATCGACGTTAACATGAACGGTGCCACCGAGACTATCCGTTTTATAGGCGTTGACACCCCAGAAACTCACAAGCCAAACACGCCCGTACAATGCTACGGAGAGCTAGCCGCTGCCAACACCAAAAACGTTATAAGCAAATATGGTAAAGTCCGCCTGCAAGCCGATCCCCTGGATACCAACCGCGATCGCTACGGACGATTGTTGCGCTACGTCTATTTACCCGACGGCACTTTGATGGATGAGAAGATTATCCAAGGTGGTTACGGCTTTGCCTATACATTGTTTCCGTTCAGCAAGAAAGCGCAATTTAGCGCCGACATGCAAGCCGCCCAAGCCGCCAAACGCGGCCTTTGGGGTGCTTGCCAGATTCATCAAGAAACCGACGGCGTTTACCAAACCAATAGTGCTTGA